In the Pseudanabaena sp. PCC 7367 genome, one interval contains:
- a CDS encoding response regulator, with the protein MCSSVDRLAISADQTTAQPELLAILSKHAGNLIAVTDFAGKTLYQSLSHQKILGYTHQYLDYGDRCPDQNVAKPDQVHKAGENYVVDNYWYKIHPADRQHFRAAMEDVAQTGEDALIDCRFMHVDGNWLAFETKISLLEKNQDQLNLKPQQVERSESGRLLILSNDINDLTLADKVIRARDAQIKNLFEQDRLIAAIAQRIHQSLNLEDILNTTVTELRHLLKCDRVVIYQFKPDGSGEVTVESVAEPWDSVLGVTQNCNSADKVMMRMRLAQFQPSIINDINQANLTPCHYHFLENLQVQANLVVPIVLKPIDDDQPLPEINSAVNNPVMMEPGQGSGFELDQRDYPTSDNELNYDRTWPLDPDQSKAKELNRTNELKQQEQKGKLDKLAELIGLNGAIKNESQRLLDIRDRWLRQKNKHKLWGLIIAHQCTATRNWQADHVALLQKLSDQVAIAIMQSDLLAKERSQRLALAQQNVVLGSAFRRIKNAAESKRQFLANISHEIRSPMNGILGIAELLADTNLDDQQLSLLQTLQASGQNLLQIINDILDYSRSQAKRISIVKKEFNLIKCIEGVVDLAAIQAHDKGIEVFSYIDPDVPPMLVGDVGRLRQVLTNLVTNAVKFTESGHISISVQSQPVGESCLVSQTAIAEDGESTLIQADTPLLDLETTQVNLKFTISDTGCGISETNQRELFEAFVQFSPEVSQKHGGTGLGLTISKQIVAAMGGSIGVSSQIGQGSSFWVEVSLPIANLEPQLSLAKVILTESKISSQTLTMLRQLKVLLVADNDNTLALFNQHAQFWQLQLDQVKDGMTALAKLKQANDRNAPYDVAILDLQLSQISAEMLGQGILTDPDLAQTKLAIATFINQAEIANHLIEQGFAAMLIKPVKIGSLIECLRDAINQPPSNQPPSNQPPNKQAQSDPRLDPPPQTPARSDAQLGHKPGLDVTSSRAKQAELDPPVAQPDRSPATQPKPKILVVEDNPISQNLVTMQLKQLGYPSDCVSNGEEALTQLDQEYYPIVLMDCQMPVMDGYTATQAIRHKENQLRESGGEPLATIVIAVTANAFEADRKVCLDAGMDDYLKKPVMKQDLANALERWQQQVN; encoded by the coding sequence ATGTGCTCAAGTGTCGATCGTCTAGCTATTTCCGCTGATCAAACCACCGCCCAACCAGAGCTGCTAGCCATTCTTTCTAAACATGCTGGCAACTTAATTGCGGTCACCGATTTTGCTGGTAAGACCCTATATCAAAGCCTCTCTCACCAGAAGATTTTGGGATATACGCATCAGTATCTTGACTATGGCGATCGCTGCCCAGATCAGAATGTGGCTAAACCCGATCAGGTGCACAAGGCTGGCGAAAACTACGTTGTTGATAATTACTGGTATAAAATACATCCAGCCGATCGCCAACATTTCAGGGCAGCGATGGAGGATGTGGCACAAACGGGTGAAGATGCTCTAATTGACTGCCGTTTTATGCATGTTGATGGTAATTGGCTAGCTTTTGAGACCAAAATTAGCTTACTAGAAAAGAACCAGGATCAACTAAATCTTAAACCTCAGCAAGTAGAGCGTTCCGAATCAGGCCGCCTGTTGATTCTAAGCAATGATATTAATGATCTAACGCTGGCTGATAAGGTGATTCGCGCCCGTGATGCTCAGATCAAAAATTTATTTGAGCAAGATCGTCTAATTGCTGCGATCGCCCAGCGCATTCATCAATCCCTGAATCTTGAGGATATTCTTAATACTACAGTGACCGAGCTGCGCCATTTGTTGAAGTGCGATCGGGTGGTGATCTATCAATTTAAGCCCGATGGTTCTGGTGAGGTTACGGTGGAGTCGGTGGCCGAACCCTGGGATTCCGTATTGGGGGTAACCCAGAATTGTAACTCTGCCGATAAGGTAATGATGCGGATGCGGCTGGCGCAATTTCAGCCCAGTATCATTAATGATATTAACCAAGCTAATCTCACGCCCTGCCATTATCATTTTCTTGAAAATCTTCAGGTACAGGCGAATCTGGTTGTACCGATTGTACTTAAACCAATCGATGATGATCAGCCTCTGCCAGAAATCAATAGCGCGGTAAATAACCCGGTAATGATGGAGCCAGGACAAGGTAGCGGCTTTGAACTTGATCAACGCGATTATCCAACATCAGATAATGAGCTTAATTACGATCGCACCTGGCCACTAGATCCAGACCAATCAAAGGCAAAAGAATTAAATAGAACTAACGAATTAAAGCAGCAAGAACAGAAAGGCAAGCTGGACAAATTGGCTGAGCTAATTGGCCTGAATGGGGCAATTAAGAACGAATCTCAGCGATTGCTAGATATCAGAGACAGGTGGCTAAGACAAAAAAATAAGCATAAATTGTGGGGTTTAATCATTGCTCACCAATGTACTGCGACCAGGAATTGGCAAGCCGATCATGTAGCATTGCTGCAAAAGCTCAGCGACCAGGTGGCGATCGCCATTATGCAATCAGACTTACTGGCCAAGGAGCGATCGCAACGTTTGGCGCTAGCTCAGCAAAATGTGGTGCTGGGGTCGGCCTTTCGGCGGATTAAAAATGCCGCAGAATCCAAAAGACAATTTTTGGCCAACATTAGCCATGAAATTCGTTCCCCTATGAATGGGATTCTGGGGATCGCGGAATTATTGGCAGATACTAATCTAGATGATCAGCAGCTTAGTTTGCTGCAAACACTCCAAGCCAGCGGCCAGAATTTGCTCCAGATTATTAACGACATCCTGGATTATTCTCGATCGCAAGCGAAGCGAATTAGCATTGTCAAAAAAGAGTTTAATTTAATTAAATGTATTGAGGGTGTCGTTGATCTGGCGGCTATTCAAGCCCACGACAAGGGGATCGAGGTATTTAGCTATATTGATCCTGATGTGCCGCCAATGCTGGTGGGGGATGTGGGGCGGCTGCGTCAGGTGCTGACCAATTTGGTTACCAATGCGGTTAAGTTTACGGAATCAGGGCATATCAGTATATCTGTACAATCGCAACCGGTGGGTGAGTCTTGCCTGGTTAGCCAAACAGCGATCGCGGAGGATGGTGAATCGACCTTAATCCAAGCTGATACTCCTCTACTAGACCTGGAGACCACTCAGGTAAATTTAAAATTCACCATTAGCGATACCGGTTGTGGTATTTCAGAAACCAATCAACGGGAGTTGTTTGAGGCCTTTGTACAATTTAGCCCGGAGGTAAGTCAAAAGCATGGGGGAACGGGTTTAGGTTTAACGATTAGTAAACAGATTGTCGCAGCGATGGGGGGATCAATTGGTGTAAGTTCGCAAATTGGTCAAGGGTCTAGCTTTTGGGTTGAAGTTTCATTGCCGATCGCTAATTTAGAACCACAGCTATCTTTGGCCAAAGTTATTTTAACCGAGTCAAAAATTTCTAGCCAAACCCTGACCATGCTCAGGCAACTTAAAGTTTTGCTCGTGGCAGACAACGATAATACATTGGCATTATTTAATCAACATGCCCAGTTCTGGCAACTCCAGCTTGATCAGGTCAAGGATGGGATGACGGCTCTGGCAAAACTCAAACAGGCCAACGATCGCAATGCGCCTTATGATGTGGCAATTTTGGATCTGCAACTGTCGCAAATAAGTGCGGAGATGCTAGGGCAGGGGATTTTAACCGACCCGGATCTGGCACAGACCAAATTAGCGATCGCTACCTTTATAAATCAAGCGGAAATTGCCAATCACCTGATCGAGCAAGGTTTTGCGGCAATGTTGATCAAGCCAGTCAAAATTGGCAGTTTAATTGAATGTCTGCGGGATGCCATTAATCAACCGCCAAGTAATCAACCGCCAAGTAATCAACCGCCAAACAAGCAAGCTCAATCTGACCCAAGACTTGATCCCCCGCCACAGACTCCAGCCCGATCTGATGCTCAACTTGGCCATAAGCCTGGTTTGGACGTTACTAGCTCTCGAGCAAAACAAGCTGAATTAGATCCACCAGTTGCTCAACCAGATCGATCGCCTGCAACCCAACCTAAGCCCAAAATTTTGGTGGTAGAAGATAATCCAATTAGCCAGAACCTGGTTACGATGCAATTAAAACAACTTGGCTATCCATCTGACTGTGTTAGCAATGGAGAAGAGGCACTAACCCAGCTAGATCAAGAATATTATCCGATTGTGCTGATGGATTGCCAGATGCCAGTGATGGATGGATATACGGCCACGCAGGCAATTAGACATAAAGAAAATCAGCTGCGTGAGTCTGGGGGGGAGCCACTGGCCACGATCGTGATTGCGGTTACTGCCAATGCCTTTGAAGCCGATCGCAAAGTCTGCCTAGATGCTGGTATGGATGACTATCTTAAAAAACCAGTGATGAAACAAGATCTAGCTAATGCACTGGAACGGTGGCAGCAGCAAGTTAATTAG
- a CDS encoding vWA domain-containing protein has protein sequence MSVNLSYSLSDRQLDRTETNSQRQLAITVSAGSEPSNVRLNLCLVLDRSGSMGGQPLEIVKKAAIKLLEQMSPQDRISVVAFDHKAKVVVENQPLDNPSAIAAKINSLRASGGTCIDDAIKLGLKEINQNKDNAVSQAFVLTDGENEHGDNQRCLEFARLATEYSITLHTLGFGDHWNQDVLEGIADAGGGTLAYIETPAEAVTEFTRLLHRVQAVGLTNAYLGLELSPNVRLAELKPVAQVAPDTIELNVEQVAASNINPELQKLRIRIGDLMTDLERVILVNLYVNHGQPDHVIPGSNSNAIKLLNAWIEYDNPALGQMGLESQPIAVEADLINDFQPQPDPQVKHSILALAKYRQTQIAEAKLNQGDREGASTMLQSAAKTALQMGDQKAATVLQAGATRLQGGTELSESERKQTRIVSKTVLQPPSSTTDKEDN, from the coding sequence ATGAGCGTAAATCTTTCCTATAGCCTGAGCGATCGCCAACTCGATCGCACCGAAACTAACAGTCAGCGGCAGCTTGCAATTACAGTATCAGCGGGCAGCGAACCTAGTAATGTGCGGTTGAATTTGTGCCTAGTGCTCGATCGCAGCGGTTCGATGGGTGGCCAACCCCTAGAGATAGTCAAAAAGGCGGCGATCAAATTACTTGAGCAGATGTCACCGCAAGATCGCATTAGTGTGGTTGCCTTTGACCATAAAGCCAAGGTGGTAGTCGAAAATCAACCCCTGGATAATCCTAGTGCGATCGCTGCCAAGATCAATTCTTTGCGGGCTTCTGGCGGCACCTGTATCGATGATGCGATCAAGCTGGGACTAAAAGAGATCAATCAAAATAAAGATAATGCCGTCAGTCAGGCATTTGTGCTCACTGATGGTGAAAATGAGCATGGCGATAATCAGCGCTGTTTGGAATTTGCCCGCTTGGCCACGGAATACAGCATTACTCTGCATACATTGGGCTTTGGCGATCACTGGAATCAAGATGTGCTAGAGGGGATCGCCGATGCTGGTGGTGGCACCCTGGCCTATATTGAAACTCCGGCGGAGGCAGTAACTGAGTTTACCCGGCTGTTGCATCGGGTGCAGGCGGTGGGTTTAACCAATGCCTATTTAGGTTTGGAGCTTTCCCCCAATGTGCGCTTGGCTGAACTCAAGCCGGTGGCGCAGGTAGCTCCCGATACGATCGAGCTAAACGTAGAGCAAGTCGCGGCCAGTAACATTAACCCTGAGTTGCAAAAATTGCGGATCAGGATCGGTGATCTGATGACTGATCTAGAGCGGGTGATCCTGGTGAATTTATATGTTAATCATGGCCAACCGGATCATGTAATCCCTGGCAGCAACAGTAATGCAATCAAGCTACTCAATGCCTGGATTGAATATGACAACCCGGCACTTGGTCAAATGGGACTAGAAAGTCAGCCGATCGCAGTGGAAGCTGATTTGATTAATGATTTCCAGCCCCAGCCAGACCCACAGGTCAAACACTCGATTCTGGCCTTGGCCAAATACCGCCAGACCCAGATCGCCGAGGCCAAGCTGAATCAGGGCGATCGAGAGGGAGCTTCTACTATGCTGCAATCTGCTGCCAAAACCGCATTACAAATGGGCGATCAAAAAGCCGCCACTGTTTTGCAAGCCGGAGCCACCAGATTGCAGGGCGGCACAGAGCTAAGCGAGTCGGAACGCAAACAGACTCGGATTGTGTCGAAAACGGTCTTGCAGCCACCGTCTAGCACCACTGACAAAGAGGATAATTAG
- a CDS encoding FHA domain-containing protein: MITCPSCSHQNPDGAIHCEACYTPLPVISMINCPNCGASVQSDAKFCGHCGYNLQSAKLEGVAMTEQSPDAIANNIDENESAESIAVPESSTPELSADLEAEPSVDLEAEPSVDLEAAAEMLETLPTGDPEVAAVPPEEQTEINIPESAAKPPASSKTQLQQIQASLLHVQTNVTLEIPPHLQVVHIGKPNNMIPPDIDVSGFPDSDIVSRVHGDLRFEGDAFYFEDTGSSNGTYINNTALPAGNRHRLRPGDRISLGKGDKVTFIFQIAE, encoded by the coding sequence ATGATCACTTGTCCAAGCTGCTCTCATCAAAATCCTGATGGTGCCATTCATTGTGAAGCTTGCTATACACCACTGCCAGTGATTAGTATGATTAATTGCCCGAACTGTGGCGCATCTGTTCAATCAGACGCTAAGTTTTGCGGCCATTGTGGATATAATTTGCAGTCTGCTAAGTTGGAAGGAGTAGCCATGACGGAACAATCACCAGACGCGATCGCTAATAATATTGACGAAAACGAATCTGCAGAATCGATCGCGGTTCCAGAATCCTCAACACCTGAATTATCGGCAGACCTGGAAGCTGAGCCATCGGTAGACCTGGAAGCTGAGCCATCGGTAGACCTGGAAGCTGCTGCAGAAATGCTAGAAACATTGCCAACCGGCGATCCTGAAGTAGCCGCTGTTCCCCCCGAAGAACAAACGGAAATAAATATTCCTGAGTCAGCAGCTAAGCCACCAGCCAGCTCAAAAACGCAACTTCAACAAATTCAAGCTTCGCTATTGCATGTGCAAACCAATGTCACCCTGGAAATCCCGCCCCACCTGCAAGTGGTGCACATTGGTAAGCCAAATAATATGATCCCGCCGGATATTGATGTATCTGGTTTCCCTGACTCAGACATTGTTTCACGGGTGCATGGCGATCTGCGATTTGAAGGGGATGCCTTCTATTTTGAAGATACGGGTAGCTCGAATGGTACTTACATTAATAACACCGCGCTGCCAGCCGGAAACCGACATCGATTGCGCCCTGGCGATCGCATCTCTCTGGGCAAGGGCGATAAGGTAACCTTTATTTTTCAAATTGCAGAATAG
- a CDS encoding class I SAM-dependent methyltransferase, with the protein MASNDPPKINYEEGWDNYATAWQQLHPELDHIGDEWAGKGAGAANSLAEYEALIEAKFIQPYIEPTDTVLEIGVGGGKTAAMLLNHCDRLICADISANMLGATAKRLGSDRVSYIKLDGLTLNNIPTQSIDVCFCYDTMVHMEPRDIFNYLSRIPALMKGRRLCLFHHNNTVSDLGWQKFLTEWQQNLQGKRMGTAFSVMTNEIMAKFLNHFGYEVILQDATTVPRDCVWVCRAPEIQNV; encoded by the coding sequence ATGGCAAGTAATGATCCACCCAAAATAAACTACGAAGAAGGTTGGGATAACTATGCAACCGCGTGGCAGCAGCTACATCCCGAACTAGACCACATTGGTGATGAGTGGGCTGGTAAGGGCGCAGGGGCAGCAAATTCCCTGGCCGAGTATGAAGCACTGATCGAAGCTAAGTTTATTCAGCCCTACATTGAACCCACCGATACGGTGCTGGAAATTGGTGTTGGTGGTGGCAAAACCGCAGCTATGTTACTGAACCATTGCGATCGCCTCATTTGCGCGGATATTTCTGCTAATATGCTGGGCGCAACAGCCAAGCGCCTGGGTAGCGATCGGGTTAGTTATATTAAGCTCGACGGCTTGACCCTGAATAATATTCCCACCCAATCGATCGATGTTTGCTTTTGCTACGACACCATGGTACACATGGAGCCGCGCGATATATTTAACTATCTCAGCCGGATTCCGGCGCTGATGAAAGGCAGAAGGCTATGTCTGTTCCATCACAACAATACGGTTAGTGACTTGGGTTGGCAGAAGTTCTTAACCGAGTGGCAACAAAACCTGCAAGGCAAACGCATGGGGACAGCTTTTTCGGTGATGACCAATGAAATTATGGCCAAATTCCTCAATCACTTTGGCTATGAAGTGATTTTGCAAGATGCTACCACTGTGCCCCGCGATTGTGTCTGGGTCTGCCGTGCCCCAGAGATTCAAAATGTTTAG
- a CDS encoding biotin transporter BioY, which translates to MVALNKFYPHPNSRNRHQRHNHSRSQHYARYDRYARNDSQQSDMGSNLSGSLHLSRKNNLNSSSSPKQIKSAKQKKRAPANSSRSNPNPNRKKTRVTVSTPLKAMWVIIGLLLTIGSTFLQPSIAIPSWTGTTGTIEVEPIKVTLQVGAVLLTGCLGGKGAGLVSQILYIFLGLSGFAVFYQGGGIGYLQEPAFGYLLGFIPGAWVCGFLAFLRPANLERLTVSCLGGLITIHLVGIAYLFALRMPDLATINELVFRYSVQILPEQMFVVCATVVVATLFRRLLFY; encoded by the coding sequence ATGGTCGCTCTTAATAAATTCTATCCTCACCCCAACAGCAGAAATCGCCACCAGCGGCATAATCACAGCCGATCGCAGCATTATGCTCGTTATGATAGATATGCTAGAAATGATTCCCAACAATCGGACATGGGGAGCAACTTATCTGGCTCCCTGCACCTGAGCCGCAAAAATAATTTAAATAGTTCATCTTCCCCTAAGCAAATTAAATCCGCCAAGCAAAAAAAACGAGCCCCCGCCAATAGCTCCAGATCAAATCCCAACCCCAATCGCAAAAAGACCAGAGTTACCGTGAGTACCCCCCTAAAAGCCATGTGGGTCATAATCGGATTACTGCTAACCATTGGCAGTACCTTTTTGCAGCCATCGATCGCGATCCCCAGTTGGACTGGCACCACTGGCACGATCGAAGTAGAGCCAATTAAAGTGACGTTACAAGTTGGTGCGGTACTGCTAACCGGTTGTTTGGGTGGCAAAGGTGCGGGACTGGTATCACAGATTTTATATATTTTCCTGGGTCTGAGTGGCTTTGCCGTGTTCTATCAAGGTGGTGGAATTGGCTATTTGCAAGAACCAGCCTTTGGTTATTTGCTGGGGTTTATTCCCGGCGCATGGGTATGTGGATTTCTGGCCTTTTTACGCCCTGCCAATCTAGAACGTTTAACGGTTAGCTGTTTGGGTGGGTTAATTACGATCCATCTGGTGGGTATTGCCTACTTGTTTGCCCTGAGGATGCCTGATCTGGCCACAATCAACGAGCTTGTGTTTAGATATTCGGTGCAGATTTTGCCAGAGCAAATGTTTGTGGTTTGTGCCACGGTGGTGGTCGCTACCCTGTTTCGG